A single window of Arvicanthis niloticus isolate mArvNil1 chromosome X, mArvNil1.pat.X, whole genome shotgun sequence DNA harbors:
- the Emd gene encoding emerin isoform X2, translating to MDDYAVLSDTELAAVLRQYNIPHGPIVGSTRKLYEKKIFEYETQRRRLSPPNSSSSSFSYRFSDLDSASVDSDMYDLPKKEDALLYQSKDYNDDYYEESYLTTRTYGEPESVGMSKSFRQPGTSLVDADTFHHQVRDDIFSSSEEEGKDRERPIYGRDSAYQSIAHYRPISSVSRSSLGLSYFPASSTSSVSSSSSSPSSWLTRRAIRPEKQAPAAALGQDRQVPLWGQLLLFLVFAAFLLFVYYSIQAEEGNPFWMDP from the exons ATGGACGACTATGCGGTTTTGTCCGATACTGAGCTGGCCGCAGTGCTACGCCAGTACAACATCCCGCATGGGCCTATTGTGG GCTCCACTCGAAAGCTCTACGAAAAGAAAATCTTTGAGTACGAGACCCAGAGAAGGAGGCTCTCACCCCCCAACTCGTCATCATCTTCATTCTCCTATCGGTTCTCAG ACTTGGATTCAGCCTCCGTGGACTCAGACATGTATGATCTGCCCAAAAAAGAGGACGCCTTACTTTATCAGAGCAAGG ACTATAATGATGACTACTATGAGGAGAGTTATCTGACCACCAGGACATACGGGGAGCCTGAGTCAGTGGGTATGTCCAAGAGCTTCCGCCAGCCTGGGACCTCACTCGTAGATGCTGATACCTTCCATCACCAG GTGCGTGAtgatattttctcttcttcagaAGAGGAAGGCAAGGATAG GGAACGCCCCATCTATGGCAGAGACAGTGCCTACCAGAGCATCGCACACTACCGCCCCATTTCCAGTGTCTCCAGGAGCTCGCTGGGCTTATCATATTTTCCTGCATCctccacctcttctgtgtcctcctcttcatcttctccctCTTCATGGCTTACTCGACGTGCCATTCGTCCAGAAAAGCAGGCCCCTGCTGCTGCTCTGGGCCAGGATCGACAGGTCCCGCTCTGGGGCCAACTGTTACTCTTCCTGGTTTTTGCTGCCTTTCTGCTCTTTGTTTACTATTCCATACAAGCTGAAGAAGGTAACCCCTTCTGGATGGATCCCTAA
- the Emd gene encoding emerin isoform X1, which produces MDDYAVLSDTELAAVLRQYNIPHGPIVGSTRKLYEKKIFEYETQRRRLSPPNSSSSSFSYRFSDLDSASVDSDMYDLPKKEDALLYQSKGKADYNDDYYEESYLTTRTYGEPESVGMSKSFRQPGTSLVDADTFHHQVRDDIFSSSEEEGKDRERPIYGRDSAYQSIAHYRPISSVSRSSLGLSYFPASSTSSVSSSSSSPSSWLTRRAIRPEKQAPAAALGQDRQVPLWGQLLLFLVFAAFLLFVYYSIQAEEGNPFWMDP; this is translated from the exons ATGGACGACTATGCGGTTTTGTCCGATACTGAGCTGGCCGCAGTGCTACGCCAGTACAACATCCCGCATGGGCCTATTGTGG GCTCCACTCGAAAGCTCTACGAAAAGAAAATCTTTGAGTACGAGACCCAGAGAAGGAGGCTCTCACCCCCCAACTCGTCATCATCTTCATTCTCCTATCGGTTCTCAG ACTTGGATTCAGCCTCCGTGGACTCAGACATGTATGATCTGCCCAAAAAAGAGGACGCCTTACTTTATCAGAGCAAGGGTAAGGCAG ACTATAATGATGACTACTATGAGGAGAGTTATCTGACCACCAGGACATACGGGGAGCCTGAGTCAGTGGGTATGTCCAAGAGCTTCCGCCAGCCTGGGACCTCACTCGTAGATGCTGATACCTTCCATCACCAG GTGCGTGAtgatattttctcttcttcagaAGAGGAAGGCAAGGATAG GGAACGCCCCATCTATGGCAGAGACAGTGCCTACCAGAGCATCGCACACTACCGCCCCATTTCCAGTGTCTCCAGGAGCTCGCTGGGCTTATCATATTTTCCTGCATCctccacctcttctgtgtcctcctcttcatcttctccctCTTCATGGCTTACTCGACGTGCCATTCGTCCAGAAAAGCAGGCCCCTGCTGCTGCTCTGGGCCAGGATCGACAGGTCCCGCTCTGGGGCCAACTGTTACTCTTCCTGGTTTTTGCTGCCTTTCTGCTCTTTGTTTACTATTCCATACAAGCTGAAGAAGGTAACCCCTTCTGGATGGATCCCTAA
- the Emd gene encoding emerin isoform X3, with product MDDYAVLSDTELAAVLRQYNIPHGPIVGSTRKLYEKKIFEYETQRRRLSPPNSSSSSFSYRFSDLDSASVDSDMYDLPKKEDALLYQSKDYNDDYYEESYLTTRTYGEPESVGMSKSFRQPGTSLVDADTFHHQGTPHLWQRQCLPEHRTLPPHFQCLQELAGLIIFSCILHLFCVLLFIFSLFMAYSTCHSSRKAGPCCCSGPGSTGPALGPTVTLPGFCCLSALCLLFHTS from the exons ATGGACGACTATGCGGTTTTGTCCGATACTGAGCTGGCCGCAGTGCTACGCCAGTACAACATCCCGCATGGGCCTATTGTGG GCTCCACTCGAAAGCTCTACGAAAAGAAAATCTTTGAGTACGAGACCCAGAGAAGGAGGCTCTCACCCCCCAACTCGTCATCATCTTCATTCTCCTATCGGTTCTCAG ACTTGGATTCAGCCTCCGTGGACTCAGACATGTATGATCTGCCCAAAAAAGAGGACGCCTTACTTTATCAGAGCAAGG ACTATAATGATGACTACTATGAGGAGAGTTATCTGACCACCAGGACATACGGGGAGCCTGAGTCAGTGGGTATGTCCAAGAGCTTCCGCCAGCCTGGGACCTCACTCGTAGATGCTGATACCTTCCATCACCAG GGAACGCCCCATCTATGGCAGAGACAGTGCCTACCAGAGCATCGCACACTACCGCCCCATTTCCAGTGTCTCCAGGAGCTCGCTGGGCTTATCATATTTTCCTGCATCctccacctcttctgtgtcctcctcttcatcttctccctCTTCATGGCTTACTCGACGTGCCATTCGTCCAGAAAAGCAGGCCCCTGCTGCTGCTCTGGGCCAGGATCGACAGGTCCCGCTCTGGGGCCAACTGTTACTCTTCCTGGTTTTTGCTGCCTTTCTGCTCTTTGTTTACTATTCCATACAAGCTGA